CGATCAGCGGACGCTCGTTGAGGAGGACGCGGGCGCCGGCATCGGTGCGGGCGAGGTAGAGCCGCCGCCCCGCGCGCGACCGCTCCCCGGCCGCGGGAAGGTCCGCCAGCAGGCGCGTCAGGATGAAGTCCATCGCCTCGGGATCGAGATAATAGAACGGGTGCCCGCCCATCTCCGCCGTCGACGACAGGACCAGGAGGCGGGCGACCCGGTAGACCCGGTCCGAACGTGCGACGTTCGCGCCCGGGCACACCCGGTCCAGCGCGTACGCCGGGTAGAGCGCGGTGGCGCCGCCGAAGAGGCAGCCCTCCGGCGCGACGCCGAGGCGCTGGGTGAAGACGTAAGCCCGCGTCAGCCGGTCGCCGACGAAGTGGGCAGGGTTGGCGGCACCGGGAAAGAAGTCGTCGCAGAACGCGGCGAAGGCCAGCGGCTCCGCGTTCGCCGCCAGCCGCTCCTGCCGCTCCAGCACCGCCGACGAGGCGGGGTCGACGGTGTCGCCACGGAAGATGGTGAACCGGTTGCCGGTGGTCGCGAGGCAGACGTCGCGGTACTCCAGCACCGTCAGCGCCTTCTGCATCGGCATCCGCAGGCCGCCGCGGTTCAGCTTCGTGCCGCGGAACAGCGCCCATGGGAGCGTGCTCTCGAGCGGGTTCGGGCGCTCCGGCAGGACCGTCGTCTCGGACACCGCGAGCGGGGCCACCCTGATGCCGCGAATCGCCGGGACGGCGCCGCTCGCCTCGTTCGCGGCGAGCGCCTCCGCCAGCAGGGTGCGGTCTTCGGGCGGGAGACCGTGCGCGGCGAGAAGCTGCTCGCGGCTGCGGTAGACGAGGTCCCCGAACGCCTTGTCCCGCGGATAGGACGGCCGGCCGAGACGCATCACGCGACGCCAGAAGGCGGGGGCAGTGCTCGGCTTTGCGGGATCACGCATGGCTGGATCGCGCCTGTTGGGTTGCGCGCAACGGATGCGCTTCTCGGATACGCGGGCTTGCGCGATGGCCTACATTCGGCCCCGGCGCGTGTCCATCGTGGCGGTCCGGTCAGACCTCGAAGCGGTCGCCGGGCCCGATTCGCGCGCCGCGCAGGAAGGCGTCGGCGTCGACCGGGGACTTGCCCGCCCGCTGCACCCGCAGCAGCCGCACGGCCCCCTCGCCGCAGGCGACGGTGAGGCGGTCATCGAGAACTTCGCCCGGCGCGCCCGAGCCGGTGGCGACCGTCGCCCGGAGGACCTTCAGCCGCTCCGGCTTGCCGGCGATCTCGATCGTGGCATAGGCGCCCGGCATCGGGTTGAGGCCGTGGATGTGGTTGCGAACCGCCTCCGCCGGCTGGGCGAAATCGATCGGCGCCTCGGCCTTGTCGATCTTGGAGGCGTAGGTCACGCCCTCCTCCGGCTGCGGTGTCAGGGTGAGCGCGTCGCGATCCAGCGCGGCCAGCGCGCGGACCATCAGGTCGGCGCCGAGGCGGGACAGGCGGTCGGTGAGGTCCGCCGCGGTATCGTCCGGGCCGATCGGCGTGTGCTCGACCATGCCGACGGGGCCGGTGTCGAGCCCCTTCTCCATCCGCATCACGGTGACGCCGGTCTGCGCGTCGCCCGCCATGATGGCCCGTGCGACGGGTGCCGCGCCGCGCCATCGCGGCAACAGGGACGCGTGGACGTTGTAGGCGCCGAGCGGTGCCGCCTCCAGCACCGGGACCGGCAGGATGAGGCCGTAGGCGACGACGACCAGCGCGTCCGGCTCCAGCGCCGCGATCGCCTCCGCCTCCTCCTTCAGCGAGGTCGGGTGGCGCACTTCGATCCCGAGCGCCTCGGCCGCCTCGTGGACGGCGGACCTGCGCTCGGCCATCCCCCGCCCAGCGGGCCGCGGCGGCTGGGTGTAGACGGCCGGGACCGTGTGCCCCTGCCCGACGATCTCCATCAGGGTCGGAACGGCGAAGGACGGCGTTCCCATGAAGACGATGCGCATCATCGGCGCTCACCCCTGGCCACGAGCGATACGCGGCCCGCCGGAGACGGCGACCGGGCGAAAGGCAATGTATGGATCATCACGCGGCGCCGAGCTTGGCCTGCTTGGTGAACTTCTTCACGACCCGGTCCCGCTTCAGCCGCGACAGATAGTCGATGAAGAGGATGCCGTTGAGGTGATCGATCTCGTGCTGCAGGCACGTGGCGAGGAGGCCGTCCGCCTCGACCGTCTGCTCGGCCCCGTCCCGGTCGAGGAAGCGCACGGTCACGCGCGCGGGCCGCTCGACCTCCTCGGTGTAGTCGGGGATCGACAGGCACCCCTCCTCGTAGACCGAGGTCTCCTCAGAGCTGGCGACGATCTCCGGATTGACGAGGACCATCGGCGCGGGCTCCGCGTCCTCCCCGGTCGCGACGTCGAGCACGATGAGCCGCTCCAGCACGCCGATCTGCGGGGCCGCGAGGCCGATCCCGGGGGCGGCATACATGGTCTCGAGCATATCGTCGGCCAGAGCCTTGATCCGCGCGTCGACGGAGGTCACAGGCTCGGCCACGCGCCGCAGCACGGGATCGGGAATGATGAGGATCGGACGTTTCGCCATGAGCGGCAGATATGCTGCGCCGAACGTCCGGTCAATTGTCAAACGGCCCGTCCCTTGCCTACCCTTCGAAGCATGAGACCGACAAAATGACCACGCTGCTTCTTTCCACCGGCTGGCACCAGGACGAATGGCTCGCCAACTGGCGCGCGACCGCGCCGGACCGCCCCATCCTCCGGCACGGCCAGGACGACTACGACCCCGCCGCCATCGACTACGTGCTGACCTGGAAGCCGCCGGCCGGCGTCC
The window above is part of the Acuticoccus sediminis genome. Proteins encoded here:
- a CDS encoding glycosyltransferase family 61 protein — translated: MRDPAKPSTAPAFWRRVMRLGRPSYPRDKAFGDLVYRSREQLLAAHGLPPEDRTLLAEALAANEASGAVPAIRGIRVAPLAVSETTVLPERPNPLESTLPWALFRGTKLNRGGLRMPMQKALTVLEYRDVCLATTGNRFTIFRGDTVDPASSAVLERQERLAANAEPLAFAAFCDDFFPGAANPAHFVGDRLTRAYVFTQRLGVAPEGCLFGGATALYPAYALDRVCPGANVARSDRVYRVARLLVLSSTAEMGGHPFYYLDPEAMDFILTRLLADLPAAGERSRAGRRLYLARTDAGARVLLNERPLIEALGREGFEAVEMGALAPAEQLALARDAEVVVAPHGAALTNLVAARPGTCVVELFNPNRGTTVYMAIAHALGLGYTPHFGTPVAGDRRRDAWTVDIDGVLGAVRSAADRIGA
- the fmt gene encoding methionyl-tRNA formyltransferase is translated as MRIVFMGTPSFAVPTLMEIVGQGHTVPAVYTQPPRPAGRGMAERRSAVHEAAEALGIEVRHPTSLKEEAEAIAALEPDALVVVAYGLILPVPVLEAAPLGAYNVHASLLPRWRGAAPVARAIMAGDAQTGVTVMRMEKGLDTGPVGMVEHTPIGPDDTAADLTDRLSRLGADLMVRALAALDRDALTLTPQPEEGVTYASKIDKAEAPIDFAQPAEAVRNHIHGLNPMPGAYATIEIAGKPERLKVLRATVATGSGAPGEVLDDRLTVACGEGAVRLLRVQRAGKSPVDADAFLRGARIGPGDRFEV
- a CDS encoding peptide deformylase encodes the protein MAKRPILIIPDPVLRRVAEPVTSVDARIKALADDMLETMYAAPGIGLAAPQIGVLERLIVLDVATGEDAEPAPMVLVNPEIVASSEETSVYEEGCLSIPDYTEEVERPARVTVRFLDRDGAEQTVEADGLLATCLQHEIDHLNGILFIDYLSRLKRDRVVKKFTKQAKLGAA